Proteins from a genomic interval of Brachybacterium vulturis:
- a CDS encoding Lrp/AsnC family transcriptional regulator, translated as MERDPVHLDELDERILEELTRDGRQSETALAKTLHISRAHAYARIGRLQDEEVITRFSAVVDPVRAGMRTSAYVTLKLRQHSWRDVKEALKEIPEIYHVSLVGGNFDVLLLVRARDNLDLRRVVFDFIQPLPGVLDTQTFVIFEDADTR; from the coding sequence ATGGAGAGGGACCCCGTGCATCTCGACGAGCTCGACGAGCGCATCCTGGAGGAGCTGACCCGCGACGGCCGGCAGTCCGAGACGGCACTGGCGAAGACGCTCCACATCTCCCGCGCCCACGCCTATGCACGCATCGGGCGGTTGCAGGACGAGGAGGTCATCACACGGTTCAGCGCCGTGGTGGACCCCGTCCGCGCCGGGATGCGCACCTCCGCGTACGTCACCCTGAAGCTGCGCCAGCACAGCTGGCGGGACGTGAAGGAAGCGCTCAAGGAGATCCCGGAGATCTATCACGTGTCCCTGGTGGGCGGGAACTTCGACGTGCTGCTGCTGGTGCGGGCCCGCGACAACCTGGACCTGCGGCGGGTCGTCTTCGACTTCATCCAGCCGCTGCCGGGCGTGCTGGACACGCAGACCTTCGTGATCTTCGAGGATGCGGACACCCGGTGA
- the pdhA gene encoding pyruvate dehydrogenase (acetyl-transferring) E1 component subunit alpha, translated as MSDDVRDRVRHGTDETAGSAGGAVGGPDETAAGAEQPTNRVRAAARSFGITPEDYMLPARHLIRIVGPDGRVCRSAGEDPEPGHDYPLPADEDLLAAYRRLVTGRRLNEQNSALVRQGRMAVYPSSYGQEACQVAASAHLEPQDWLFPTYRDAVAVISRGVPPEEAMTLFRGDWHSGYDPREYRVGIESTPLTTQLLHGVGLAHAARLRGEDTVVVALCGDGATSEGDFHEALNFAAVFHLPVVFFVQNNQYAISVPLERQTAAPSLAHKAVGYGMAGERVDGNDLVALLAVFERAVRLTREGSGPLLIEALTYRIEAHTNADDATRYRTDEEAEHWRTLDPVTRMRTYLSDRGLLTDDLQAEVQAAAEQAAAELREGMNAEQELDPQELFAHVFTVPTPQLVEQSAQLADELAREEA; from the coding sequence ATGAGCGACGACGTGCGCGACAGGGTGCGACACGGCACCGACGAGACCGCCGGCAGCGCCGGCGGGGCCGTCGGCGGCCCCGACGAGACCGCCGCCGGCGCGGAGCAGCCGACGAACCGGGTGCGGGCGGCGGCCCGCAGCTTCGGCATCACGCCGGAGGACTACATGCTCCCGGCACGGCACCTGATCCGGATCGTCGGGCCCGACGGGCGCGTCTGCCGCTCCGCGGGCGAGGACCCGGAGCCGGGGCACGACTACCCCCTGCCCGCGGACGAGGACCTGCTGGCGGCCTACCGCCGCCTGGTCACGGGGCGACGGCTGAACGAGCAGAACTCGGCGCTGGTGCGCCAGGGCCGGATGGCCGTCTACCCCTCGAGCTACGGCCAGGAGGCCTGCCAGGTGGCCGCCTCGGCACACCTGGAGCCGCAGGACTGGCTGTTCCCCACCTACCGCGATGCCGTCGCGGTCATCTCCCGCGGCGTGCCGCCCGAGGAGGCCATGACGCTGTTCCGCGGTGACTGGCACAGCGGCTACGACCCCCGCGAATACCGGGTGGGCATCGAGTCCACCCCGCTGACCACCCAGCTGCTGCACGGAGTGGGCTTGGCGCACGCGGCCCGTCTGCGCGGGGAGGACACCGTGGTGGTCGCTCTCTGCGGCGACGGCGCCACCAGCGAGGGCGACTTCCACGAGGCCCTGAACTTCGCCGCCGTCTTCCACCTGCCCGTGGTCTTCTTCGTGCAGAACAACCAGTACGCGATCTCGGTGCCGCTGGAACGGCAGACCGCCGCCCCCTCGCTGGCGCACAAGGCCGTCGGCTACGGGATGGCCGGTGAGCGCGTGGACGGGAACGACCTCGTCGCCCTGCTCGCCGTGTTCGAGCGCGCGGTGCGCCTGACCCGCGAAGGGTCCGGTCCGCTGCTGATCGAGGCGCTGACGTACCGGATCGAGGCGCACACCAATGCGGACGACGCCACCCGGTACCGCACCGACGAGGAGGCCGAGCACTGGCGGACCCTCGACCCCGTCACCCGGATGCGCACCTACCTGAGCGACCGCGGCCTGCTCACCGACGACCTGCAGGCGGAGGTCCAGGCCGCGGCCGAGCAGGCCGCCGCCGAGCTGCGCGAGGGCATGAACGCCGAGCAGGAGCTGGACCCGCAGGAGCTCTTCGCCCACGTCTTCACCGTCCCCACCCCGCAGCTGGTCGAGCAGTCGGCACAGCTGGCGGACGAGCTCGCCCGCGAGGAGGCATGA
- a CDS encoding enoyl-CoA hydratase/isomerase family protein, producing MIELTITDGVAEVVLAAPKTLNSLDIAGIDELAQVYDEAADAARRGQVRALLLRGEGRGFCAGRDISGVDPAEDDVPGYLDGRVQPLLQSMAAFPAPTFAAVHGACLGVGLGLAIATDVVYVAEDAKIGSPFANLGATLDSGGHWLFTERLGPHRALDLIYTAELMSGAEAVAGGLFARAMPSDTLLEQTRAITTKVASGATGAFLASKELVGQIRDQRLGLWESMAAENRAQAALCASADYAEGFAAFQQKRAPVFRGPAAAPTES from the coding sequence ATGATCGAGCTGACCATCACCGACGGCGTCGCCGAGGTGGTCCTCGCCGCACCGAAGACGCTCAACTCCCTCGACATCGCCGGGATCGACGAGCTCGCGCAGGTCTACGACGAGGCGGCCGACGCCGCCCGGCGGGGTCAGGTGCGGGCCCTGCTGCTGCGCGGCGAGGGCCGTGGCTTCTGCGCCGGGCGGGACATCTCCGGGGTCGACCCGGCCGAGGACGACGTCCCCGGATATCTCGACGGCCGGGTCCAGCCCCTGCTGCAGTCCATGGCCGCCTTCCCCGCCCCCACCTTCGCCGCCGTCCACGGCGCCTGCCTGGGCGTCGGCCTGGGCCTGGCGATCGCCACGGATGTCGTCTACGTCGCCGAGGACGCCAAGATCGGGTCCCCGTTCGCGAACCTCGGCGCCACCCTCGATTCCGGAGGGCACTGGCTGTTCACCGAGCGCCTGGGACCGCATCGCGCCCTGGACCTGATCTATACGGCGGAGCTGATGAGCGGTGCGGAGGCCGTGGCGGGAGGGCTGTTCGCCCGCGCGATGCCGTCGGACACCCTGCTCGAACAGACCCGCGCGATCACCACGAAGGTCGCCTCCGGGGCCACCGGAGCGTTCCTGGCCTCGAAGGAGCTGGTGGGACAGATTCGCGATCAGCGTCTGGGGCTGTGGGAGTCGATGGCCGCCGAGAACCGGGCGCAGGCCGCTCTCTGCGCCTCCGCCGACTACGCCGAGGGGTTCGCGGCCTTCCAGCAGAAGCGTGCGCCCGTGTTCCGCGGCCCCGCGGCCGCGCCGACGGAGTCCTGA